Below is a genomic region from Marinobacter bohaiensis.
CGACAAGGGCTACACCAACGGCGGCCGGCTGTCCTATCTGACCGACGCCGCCGAGGTGGATGACGATTGTTCGGTCTGTCTCGCCGCCCACGCGCGGGATGGCCTGGACTGGCTGCCCGGTATCGGCGCGGCGGGCGACCAGCACGCGCTGGCCTTCAGCCTGCGCCAGTTGATGTTTACGCCCGAGAACATCGAGTCCAGCGAACCCCAGTATGACGACATTCCCTACGCCGGCTACCTGGACGGCTCGCTGACCCTGTGGAGCTGGAACGACGACTGGATCACCGGCTACGGCCTGATCGTCGGCGTGGTGGGGCCGGATTCCGGCGCCCGCCGCACCCAGGAATGGGTGCACAAGCTCACCGGCAGCACCGAGCCCCAGGGCTGGGACAACCAGATCGGCCAGGATGCCGTCGGCGGCCTGGAGGCCTATCACGCCCGCCGTTTCTTCCGCACGCCGGCGGGAGAGGGGCTGCAGAACGAAGTGAGCTGGGGCGCGGGCGTCACCGCCTCGAACTTCATCACCAACGCCCAGACCGGCCTGGTCTGGCGCCTGGGCGAGAACCTGCCCCGGGACTTCGTGCCCCTGACGTCCGGCGCCTCGTCCACCCTGGCGTTGCCCGGCTCCACCGATGCGCCGGGTATGGGCTGGTCCGTGTTCGCCGGTGTCGGTGGCCAGTGGGTGCCTTACTCCTATATGGATCACCATGCCGATCCCTACACCTAC
It encodes:
- a CDS encoding lipid A deacylase LpxR family protein, whose amino-acid sequence is MTGPKLMKMARSAPYPGWMYAVVACLAGVAPDAMAGTFNISWDNDLLTASDKGYTNGGRLSYLTDAAEVDDDCSVCLAAHARDGLDWLPGIGAAGDQHALAFSLRQLMFTPENIESSEPQYDDIPYAGYLDGSLTLWSWNDDWITGYGLIVGVVGPDSGARRTQEWVHKLTGSTEPQGWDNQIGQDAVGGLEAYHARRFFRTPAGEGLQNEVSWGAGVTASNFITNAQTGLVWRLGENLPRDFVPLTSGASSTLALPGSTDAPGMGWSVFAGVGGQWVPYSYMDHHADPYTYDQNPFIWQAGVGAGWHWNGFQATLILRGTSSPDKTNKDELTFGTLAATWSW